A window of the Armatimonadota bacterium genome harbors these coding sequences:
- the hemC gene encoding hydroxymethylbilane synthase has protein sequence MGERVRVGTRGSRLALVQAEEVARGLRAGGVEAELVVVRTAGDANPATPVARLGVGAFVRELEQALRSGRVDVAVHSAKDLPADPPPDLVVAAYLPRGDPRDALVSRTGAGVEGLPAGALVGSSSPRRRAYLLRARPDLRVVEMRGNVDTRLRKVDRGDCDAVVVAAAGLVRLGLAGRIAEVLPPQTMLPAPGQGAVAVQVRRDDRLRDVVSLLDHLPTRQEVTAEQAFLRTLGAGCRLPVGALARSDGTTVRLEGGLVDPEGRHDVRGEIEGPDPRALGEELARRLLARAVAAGRMP, from the coding sequence ATGGGTGAGCGGGTGCGGGTCGGAACGCGCGGCAGCCGGCTGGCCCTGGTCCAGGCGGAGGAGGTGGCGCGGGGGCTGCGGGCCGGGGGCGTCGAGGCGGAACTGGTGGTGGTGCGCACCGCCGGCGACGCGAATCCGGCCACACCGGTCGCCCGCCTGGGCGTGGGAGCGTTCGTCCGGGAGCTGGAGCAGGCCCTGCGGTCCGGGCGGGTGGATGTGGCCGTCCACAGCGCCAAGGACCTGCCCGCCGACCCGCCGCCCGACCTCGTGGTGGCAGCCTATCTTCCCCGGGGGGACCCCCGCGACGCTCTGGTCAGCCGGACCGGGGCAGGCGTGGAGGGACTGCCTGCGGGGGCGCTGGTGGGCAGCAGCAGTCCCCGCCGCCGCGCCTACCTGCTCCGGGCGCGGCCGGACCTGCGCGTGGTCGAGATGCGCGGCAACGTGGACACACGGCTGCGGAAGGTCGACAGGGGAGACTGCGATGCCGTGGTCGTGGCGGCGGCAGGGCTGGTCCGCCTGGGGCTGGCCGGGCGCATCGCCGAGGTGCTGCCTCCGCAGACGATGCTGCCGGCGCCAGGCCAGGGAGCCGTCGCGGTGCAGGTCCGCCGCGACGACCGCCTCCGGGACGTGGTGAGTCTGCTGGACCACCTCCCGACCCGGCAGGAGGTGACGGCCGAGCAGGCCTTCCTGCGCACCCTCGGAGCCGGATGCCGGCTGCCGGTGGGGGCCCTGGCCCGCAGCGACGGCACCACGGTGCGTCTGGAAGGCGGTCTGGTGGACCCCGAGGGGAGACACGACGTGCGCGGCGAGATCGAGGGGCCCGACCCGCGGGCGCTGGGCGAGGAGCTGGCGCGCCGGCTGCTGGCGCGGGCCGTCGCGGCGGGGAGGATGCCGTGA
- a CDS encoding uroporphyrinogen-III synthase has translation MSGRRALLTGPDSRALAELLVGRGWQVRAVPTVAIRPAPTGPLDAALRQVERYDWIVLTSRHGARVVADRLRALGLPRPQRPRWAAVGPATERPLVDAGLGPVVRPPRALTAAVADVLGDVAGRRVLLPRSDQASVLLPAVLRERGARVDEVVAYLTVEGPEESRLPLRRALEDGVDVVVFTSGSTVRGFARLADDVRVRLAGVAVACIGPVTAEVARALGMSPTVIAEEHTAAGVAAALEEGPHASASSYI, from the coding sequence GTGAGCGGACGGCGGGCGCTGCTGACCGGTCCGGACAGCCGCGCGCTGGCCGAGCTGCTGGTCGGGCGCGGCTGGCAGGTGCGGGCGGTGCCCACGGTAGCGATCCGCCCGGCGCCGACAGGACCGTTGGACGCCGCACTGCGGCAGGTGGAGCGCTACGACTGGATCGTCCTGACCAGCCGGCACGGTGCCCGGGTGGTGGCCGACAGGTTGCGGGCCCTGGGGCTGCCGCGGCCGCAGCGTCCCCGGTGGGCGGCCGTGGGTCCGGCCACAGAACGACCGCTCGTGGACGCCGGCCTGGGACCCGTCGTGCGGCCGCCCCGCGCCCTGACGGCGGCTGTGGCCGATGTCCTGGGAGACGTGGCGGGACGGCGGGTCCTCCTGCCCCGCTCGGATCAGGCCTCGGTCCTCCTGCCGGCCGTCCTGCGGGAGCGGGGCGCCCGGGTGGACGAGGTGGTGGCCTACCTGACCGTCGAGGGCCCCGAGGAGTCCCGCCTGCCCCTGCGCCGGGCCCTGGAGGACGGCGTGGACGTGGTCGTGTTCACCAGCGGCTCCACGGTGCGCGGTTTCGCCCGCCTGGCAGACGACGTCCGGGTGCGGCTGGCCGGGGTGGCGGTGGCGTGCATCGGGCCCGTCACGGCCGAGGTGGCCCGCGCCCTGGGGATGTCTCCCACCGTCATCGCCGAGGAGCATACCGCCGCCGGAGTGGCGGCGGCTCTGGAGGAGGGACCCCATGCATCCGCGAGTTCGTACATCTGA
- the hemB gene encoding porphobilinogen synthase, which produces MHPRVRTSDRRIRPRRLRRTATLRALVAETTLSPHRLIYPVFVRDGRGVREPIPSLPGQERLSPDELVREAAALRELGIGAVLLFGVPDRKDPLGSGAYDDQGVVQRAVRALRAADADLVIAADVCLCAYTTHGHCGVVRDGVVDNDETLDLLARTAVSLAAAGADIVAPSAMMDGQVAAIREALDDAGFSHVAVMGYSAKYASSFYGPFRDAAGSAPQFGDRRGYQMDPANVREALREIALDVAEGADIVMVKPALACLDVIRAARDATPVPLAAYNVSGEYGMVTAAAQRGWVDLRAAALEILTAIARAGADIIITYFAKDAARWLAGRGGEGP; this is translated from the coding sequence ATGCATCCGCGAGTTCGTACATCTGACCGGCGCATCCGGCCCCGGCGCCTGAGGCGGACCGCCACCCTGAGGGCGCTGGTGGCGGAGACCACCCTCAGCCCGCACCGCCTGATCTACCCGGTCTTCGTGCGCGACGGCCGCGGCGTGCGCGAGCCGATCCCCAGCCTGCCGGGCCAGGAGCGGCTCAGTCCCGACGAGCTGGTCCGGGAGGCGGCCGCCCTGCGGGAGCTGGGCATCGGTGCGGTGCTGCTGTTCGGCGTCCCCGACCGCAAGGACCCTCTGGGCAGCGGCGCCTACGACGATCAGGGTGTGGTGCAGCGGGCGGTCCGCGCCCTGCGGGCCGCCGACGCCGACCTGGTGATCGCCGCCGACGTCTGCCTGTGCGCGTACACGACCCACGGACATTGCGGGGTGGTCCGGGACGGGGTGGTGGACAACGACGAGACCCTGGACCTGCTGGCCCGCACGGCGGTGTCCCTGGCGGCCGCCGGAGCCGATATCGTGGCTCCGTCGGCCATGATGGACGGCCAGGTGGCCGCCATCCGGGAGGCGCTGGACGACGCCGGCTTCTCCCACGTGGCCGTGATGGGGTACTCGGCCAAGTACGCCAGCAGTTTTTACGGCCCGTTCCGGGACGCCGCCGGCTCGGCCCCGCAGTTTGGCGACCGCCGCGGGTACCAGATGGATCCGGCCAACGTGCGGGAAGCCCTGCGGGAGATCGCCCTGGACGTGGCCGAAGGCGCCGACATCGTGATGGTGAAGCCGGCCCTGGCCTGCCTGGACGTGATCCGCGCGGCGCGGGACGCCACCCCGGTGCCCCTGGCGGCCTACAACGTGAGCGGCGAGTACGGCATGGTCACCGCCGCCGCCCAGCGGGGGTGGGTGGACCTGCGGGCAGCCGCGCTGGAGATCCTCACGGCCATCGCCCGGGCCGGCGCCGACATCATCATCACCTACTTCGCCAAAGACGCCGCCCGCTGGCTGGCCGGGCGGGGCGGGGAGGGGCCGTGA
- a CDS encoding chlorite dismutase family protein, which yields MTERPVVHVLALAVDPAWRRRPAAEREEDVAAFIRAVERTADAAPLHTYSTLLRRDAQLLFWRQAPTLEVLEETAAAMLAAGVGRWCTPAHSLVGLLRPSVYVRHPTAQEQALQDGERSRYLIVYPFVKSADWYLTPRDRRQEVMAEHIRVGRGYPQVRQCLAYSFGVDDQEFIVAYETDDLRVFQDLVMALRETEARRSTVRDTPILAGVRRPLAQALGLLGGSP from the coding sequence GTGACCGAGCGGCCCGTCGTCCACGTCCTGGCGCTGGCGGTGGACCCCGCCTGGCGCCGCCGCCCGGCGGCGGAGCGGGAGGAGGACGTGGCCGCGTTCATCCGGGCGGTGGAGCGCACCGCCGACGCCGCCCCCCTGCACACCTATTCCACGCTGCTGCGCCGGGACGCCCAGCTGCTGTTCTGGCGCCAGGCGCCCACCCTGGAGGTCCTGGAGGAGACCGCCGCCGCCATGCTGGCGGCGGGGGTGGGCCGCTGGTGCACGCCCGCCCACTCACTGGTCGGCCTGCTGCGCCCGTCGGTGTACGTGCGGCACCCCACGGCCCAGGAGCAGGCCCTGCAGGACGGCGAGCGCTCCCGCTACCTGATCGTCTACCCCTTCGTGAAGTCCGCCGACTGGTACCTCACGCCCCGGGACAGGCGCCAGGAGGTCATGGCCGAGCACATCCGGGTCGGCCGCGGCTACCCGCAGGTGCGCCAGTGCCTGGCCTACAGTTTCGGCGTGGACGACCAGGAGTTCATCGTCGCCTACGAGACCGACGACCTCCGGGTCTTCCAGGACCTGGTGATGGCCCTGCGGGAGACCGAGGCCCGGCGCAGCACGGTGCGCGACACGCCGATCCTGGCGGGCGTCCGCCGCCCCCTGGCGCAGGCCCTGGGGCTGCTGGGAGGATCCCCGTGA
- a CDS encoding TIGR04053 family radical SAM/SPASM domain-containing protein: MTDALPVLAEAAPQMTFDRAPLLVYWELTRACDLACRHCRAEAIRARHPQELTTAEVEAVLDDARRFGDPLPHLVFTGGDPLQRPDLLTLVRAARARGFRVSVAPSGTTRLDASAVADLAAAGVESMSVSLDGSAAARHDAFRGVPGCFETTVRAARWIREAGLGLQVNTLVTDETAADLPAIFRLVSELGAARWSLFFLVPVGRGRLLREVSADDAERLCHWLVDLAATTRCALATTEAPHYRRVAYRRMRAAGLTDPEILRTAVGRGFGVRDGNGIVFISHTGDVFPSGFLSLPAGSVRRHSLVDLYRHADLFVRLRDPSRLLGRCGRCPFRLLCGGSRARAWARTGNPLASDPLCPYRP; this comes from the coding sequence GTGACCGACGCGCTGCCCGTGCTGGCGGAGGCCGCCCCGCAGATGACGTTTGACCGGGCGCCACTTCTGGTCTACTGGGAGCTGACCCGCGCCTGCGACCTGGCGTGCCGGCATTGCCGGGCCGAGGCCATCCGGGCGCGCCATCCTCAGGAGCTGACCACCGCCGAGGTGGAGGCGGTCCTGGACGACGCCCGGCGGTTTGGCGACCCGCTGCCCCACCTGGTGTTCACCGGAGGCGACCCCCTCCAGCGCCCCGACCTCCTGACACTGGTGCGCGCCGCGCGGGCGCGGGGGTTCCGGGTCTCGGTGGCGCCCAGCGGCACCACGCGGCTGGACGCATCGGCGGTGGCCGACCTGGCCGCCGCCGGGGTGGAGAGCATGTCCGTCAGCCTGGACGGGTCGGCGGCCGCGCGCCACGACGCCTTCCGGGGAGTGCCGGGCTGTTTTGAGACCACCGTGCGGGCCGCGCGGTGGATCCGGGAGGCCGGCCTGGGCCTGCAGGTCAACACCCTGGTCACCGACGAGACGGCCGCGGACCTGCCGGCGATCTTCCGCCTGGTCAGCGAGCTGGGCGCGGCGCGCTGGAGCCTGTTCTTCCTGGTGCCGGTGGGACGGGGCCGCCTGCTCCGGGAGGTCTCCGCCGACGATGCCGAGCGTCTGTGCCACTGGCTGGTGGATCTGGCCGCCACCACACGGTGCGCTCTGGCCACCACCGAAGCGCCCCACTACCGGCGCGTGGCCTACCGGCGGATGCGCGCCGCAGGCCTGACCGATCCGGAGATCCTCCGCACGGCGGTGGGGCGGGGCTTCGGGGTGCGGGACGGCAACGGCATCGTGTTCATCTCCCACACCGGCGACGTGTTCCCGTCCGGCTTCCTGTCCCTGCCCGCCGGCAGCGTGCGCCGGCACAGCCTGGTGGACCTGTACCGCCACGCCGACCTGTTCGTGCGGCTGCGGGACCCCTCCCGGCTCCTGGGACGCTGCGGACGGTGCCCCTTCCGCCTCCTCTGCGGAGGCTCGCGGGCGCGGGCGTGGGCGCGCACCGGCAACCCCCTGGCCAGCGACCCGCTGTGTCCGTACCGGCCGTGA
- the hemL gene encoding glutamate-1-semialdehyde 2,1-aminomutase, translating into MSDASDALFARAQRLFPGGVNSPVRAFGAVGGTPRFVVRGEGAYVWDADGARLLDYIASWGAVILGHGAPEVVEAVRDAVGRGAPAGVPSPAELELAEAIQAALPSVERLRFVSSGTEAVMSAVRVARAATGRSAILKFAGCYHGHADALLVRSGSGVATLGLPGSAGVPADATRHTLVAPYNDAGAVEDLFRRSGDEIAAVVVEPVAANMGVVLPQPDFLPALRELTWRYGAVLIFDEVITGFRVAWGGAQRRYGIRPDLTCLGKIIGGGLPVGAYGGRRDLMDQVAPRGQVYQAGTLAGHPVVMAAGAAVLRRLSQPGVYELLEARAARLAAGLRQAAEGRASVAQAGGMLTVFFRSAPPADYAQAQECDTGAYAAFFHRMLERGVLPPPSQFEGWFLTLAHGDREIDATVAAAGEAV; encoded by the coding sequence GTGAGCGACGCCAGCGACGCGCTGTTCGCCCGAGCCCAGCGCCTGTTCCCCGGCGGCGTGAACAGTCCCGTGCGCGCCTTTGGGGCCGTGGGAGGCACGCCGCGCTTTGTCGTCCGGGGGGAGGGCGCCTACGTGTGGGACGCCGACGGCGCGCGCTTGCTGGACTACATCGCGTCCTGGGGCGCCGTCATCCTCGGCCACGGAGCCCCCGAGGTCGTGGAGGCGGTGCGGGACGCGGTCGGGCGCGGCGCTCCGGCGGGGGTGCCGTCGCCGGCGGAGCTGGAGCTGGCGGAGGCGATTCAGGCCGCCCTGCCGTCGGTGGAGCGGCTGCGCTTTGTCAGTTCGGGCACCGAGGCGGTGATGAGCGCCGTCCGGGTGGCCCGCGCCGCCACCGGGCGGTCCGCGATCCTCAAGTTCGCCGGGTGCTATCACGGCCATGCGGACGCCCTGCTGGTGCGGTCGGGGTCGGGCGTGGCCACGCTGGGGCTGCCGGGCTCGGCGGGCGTGCCCGCCGACGCCACCCGCCACACCCTGGTGGCGCCGTACAACGACGCCGGCGCCGTCGAGGACCTGTTCCGGCGGTCCGGAGACGAGATCGCCGCCGTGGTGGTGGAGCCGGTGGCCGCCAACATGGGAGTGGTCCTGCCGCAGCCCGATTTCCTTCCGGCGCTGCGGGAGCTGACCTGGCGGTACGGGGCGGTGCTGATCTTCGACGAGGTCATCACCGGTTTCCGGGTGGCCTGGGGGGGAGCCCAGCGGCGCTACGGCATCCGTCCCGATCTGACCTGCCTGGGCAAGATCATCGGCGGCGGCCTGCCGGTGGGCGCCTACGGCGGCCGGCGCGACCTGATGGACCAGGTGGCGCCCCGGGGACAGGTCTACCAGGCCGGAACCCTGGCCGGCCACCCGGTGGTGATGGCCGCGGGCGCCGCCGTCCTGCGCCGCCTGTCCCAGCCCGGCGTCTACGAGCTGCTGGAGGCCCGCGCCGCCCGCCTGGCCGCCGGCCTGCGGCAGGCTGCGGAGGGCCGGGCCAGCGTGGCGCAGGCCGGAGGCATGCTGACGGTCTTCTTCCGCTCCGCGCCGCCTGCGGACTATGCCCAGGCGCAGGAGTGCGACACCGGCGCCTACGCCGCGTTCTTCCACCGGATGCTGGAGCGGGGCGTCCTGCCGCCGCCGTCCCAGTTTGAGGGATGGTTTCTGACCCTGGCCCACGGCGACCGGGAGATCGACGCGACCGTGGCCGCCGCCGGGGAGGCCGTATGA
- the hemE gene encoding uroporphyrinogen decarboxylase — MTDRFLRACRREPTDCTPVWFMRQAGRSQPEYRALRRRLSLEEIFRRPDLVAEVTVRPVEQLGVDAAIVFADIILPLRSLGVAVDVCEGRGPVVAAPVRTASAVEALRPWAPDPETSGVLEGLRLASRACPVPVIGFAGGPFTLACYLVDGGPSRDFPETRRLLHRDPALWQALMARLTDATIAYLRAQVAAGAHAVQVFDSWAGCLSPHDYARAVAPFMGRIFDALRAAGVPSIHFGTGTAGLLEAMAACGGDVIGVDWRVRLADAWARIGPRAIQGNLDPAAAVDDPAAMERAARAVLDDAAGRPGHIFNLGHGVLPQTPPEHLRRLAEFVHEQTASAEVRA, encoded by the coding sequence ATGACCGACCGCTTCCTGCGCGCGTGCCGCCGCGAGCCGACCGACTGCACGCCGGTGTGGTTCATGCGTCAGGCAGGGCGCAGCCAGCCCGAGTACCGCGCGCTGCGCCGGCGGCTGTCTCTGGAGGAGATCTTCCGCCGCCCCGACCTGGTGGCGGAGGTCACCGTCCGCCCGGTGGAACAGCTGGGCGTGGACGCGGCCATCGTCTTTGCGGACATCATCCTCCCGCTGCGGAGCCTGGGGGTGGCGGTGGACGTCTGCGAAGGCCGGGGGCCGGTGGTGGCCGCGCCGGTGCGCACCGCCAGCGCCGTGGAGGCGCTGCGGCCGTGGGCGCCCGATCCGGAGACCTCCGGCGTCCTGGAGGGATTGCGCCTGGCCAGCCGGGCCTGCCCGGTCCCGGTGATCGGGTTTGCCGGCGGGCCGTTCACCCTGGCCTGCTACCTCGTGGACGGAGGTCCCAGCCGGGACTTCCCCGAGACCCGCCGCCTGCTGCACCGGGACCCGGCCCTCTGGCAGGCGCTGATGGCGCGCCTGACCGACGCCACCATCGCCTACCTGCGCGCCCAGGTCGCCGCCGGCGCCCACGCCGTTCAGGTCTTCGACAGCTGGGCGGGCTGCCTGTCCCCCCACGACTACGCGCGGGCCGTCGCCCCGTTCATGGGTCGGATCTTCGACGCGCTGCGGGCGGCGGGCGTGCCATCCATCCACTTCGGGACCGGCACCGCCGGGTTGCTGGAGGCGATGGCGGCCTGCGGCGGGGACGTGATCGGCGTGGACTGGCGGGTGCGGCTGGCTGACGCGTGGGCCCGCATCGGTCCCCGCGCCATCCAGGGCAACCTGGATCCCGCCGCGGCGGTGGACGACCCGGCGGCCATGGAGCGGGCGGCGCGCGCCGTCCTGGACGACGCCGCCGGACGGCCGGGCCACATCTTCAACCTGGGCCACGGCGTCCTCCCCCAGACGCCGCCCGAGCACTTGCGGCGGCTGGCGGAGTTTGTCCACGAGCAGACGGCGTCGGCGGAGGTGCGGGCATGA
- the hemH gene encoding ferrochelatase: MTGLLLMAYGTPRSLDDVEAYLAHIRGGRRPSAEQVRHLQDRYRRIGGRSPLDEITRRQADGVAALLRARGWPVRPYVGYKHASPFIADVVAQMAAQGVRRAVGLVLAPQYSRLSVGVYLEEAAAAAGRAGIALRGIPDWHDHPGFVAAVAARVGEARRDLPQAPVVFTAHSLPARILSWNDPYPEQLARTCALVAEQAGVEEWTLAYQSASPTGEEWMGPDLLDVLRSLHAAGRRTVVVCPVGFVADHLEILYDIDVEAARVAAELGLRLVRTRSPNADPDFLAALADIVGAWLEEGDR, encoded by the coding sequence ATGACCGGCCTGCTGCTGATGGCCTACGGGACCCCGCGCAGCCTCGACGACGTGGAGGCCTACCTCGCCCACATCCGCGGGGGCCGCCGTCCATCGGCGGAGCAGGTGCGTCACCTGCAGGACCGCTACCGCCGCATCGGAGGTCGCTCTCCCCTGGACGAGATCACCCGCCGCCAGGCCGACGGGGTGGCCGCCCTCCTGCGCGCGCGGGGGTGGCCGGTCCGGCCGTACGTGGGCTACAAGCACGCGAGCCCGTTCATCGCCGATGTGGTGGCGCAGATGGCCGCCCAGGGTGTGCGCCGGGCTGTGGGGCTGGTCCTGGCTCCCCAGTACTCGCGCCTCAGCGTCGGCGTCTACCTGGAGGAGGCCGCGGCGGCGGCCGGCCGGGCCGGGATCGCGCTGCGCGGCATCCCGGACTGGCACGACCACCCGGGATTTGTGGCGGCGGTGGCCGCGCGGGTCGGGGAGGCTCGCCGTGACCTGCCCCAGGCGCCGGTGGTCTTCACGGCCCACAGCCTGCCCGCACGCATCCTGTCCTGGAACGACCCGTACCCCGAGCAGCTGGCCCGCACCTGCGCCCTGGTGGCCGAACAGGCCGGCGTGGAGGAGTGGACGCTGGCTTACCAGAGCGCCAGTCCCACCGGCGAGGAATGGATGGGCCCCGACCTGCTGGACGTCCTGCGCAGCCTGCACGCGGCCGGCCGGCGGACGGTGGTGGTCTGCCCGGTGGGGTTTGTCGCCGACCACCTGGAGATCCTGTACGACATCGACGTCGAGGCCGCGCGGGTGGCCGCCGAGCTGGGCCTGCGCCTGGTGCGCACCCGCTCGCCGAACGCGGATCCGGATTTTCTGGCCGCCCTGGCAGACATCGTCGGCGCGTGGCTGGAGGAGGGCGACCGGTGA
- the hemG gene encoding protoporphyrinogen oxidase — protein sequence MRVVVVGGGIAGLAAAWALDRAARAGAAVEPWLVESADRLGGKVLTERVGGFLVEAGPDSFLTVKPWALDLCRALELSDRLVHPRPPRRLYVLHRRRLHPLPADLAGLVPRSLAALAGSSLFSWTDKVRMALEVLVPAHPDGADESVGAFFRRRLGRAAVERLVGPLLGAIYGGDPDRLSLAATVPQYRRMVSRHGSLLRAARTLSGTAGESVFATLAGGVGELVGRLAADLRRTTVRTGCPALEVDAAGAGYRVRLADGRTVSADAVVVATPAPQAAALLQTVAPETAGLLRTIPYAPAAVVSVGVAREQVGRPLDGHGYLVARGEGLLHTACTWSSAKWPHRAPPGHALLRFYVGAPPEGVADGALAATVLEEARPLLGLRGSPVLVRVHRWEQALPQYRVGHLDLVAAIERDLDRLPGLAVAGAAYRGVGLPDCVRQGMEAAARVLAKQADRAGP from the coding sequence GTGAGGGTGGTTGTGGTGGGCGGCGGCATCGCCGGTCTCGCCGCCGCCTGGGCCCTGGACCGCGCCGCGCGCGCGGGGGCGGCGGTGGAGCCCTGGCTGGTGGAGTCCGCAGACCGCCTGGGCGGAAAGGTGCTGACCGAGCGGGTCGGAGGGTTTCTGGTGGAGGCGGGGCCCGACTCCTTCCTCACGGTCAAGCCCTGGGCCCTGGACCTCTGCCGCGCCCTGGAGCTGTCCGACCGGCTGGTGCACCCGCGTCCTCCCCGGCGCCTCTACGTCCTGCACCGGCGGCGCCTGCACCCCCTGCCCGCCGACCTGGCCGGGCTGGTTCCCCGCAGCCTGGCGGCGCTGGCGGGAAGCTCCCTGTTCTCCTGGACGGACAAGGTCCGCATGGCGCTGGAGGTCCTGGTGCCCGCGCACCCCGACGGCGCCGACGAGTCGGTGGGAGCATTCTTCCGGCGCCGGCTGGGTCGGGCGGCAGTGGAGCGGCTGGTGGGGCCGCTGCTGGGCGCCATCTACGGCGGCGACCCTGACCGCCTCAGCCTGGCGGCGACCGTGCCCCAGTACCGGCGGATGGTGAGCCGCCACGGCAGCCTGCTGCGCGCCGCGCGGACCCTGTCCGGGACGGCGGGGGAGTCGGTCTTTGCCACCCTCGCCGGCGGGGTGGGCGAGCTGGTGGGGCGCCTGGCGGCGGACCTGCGCCGCACCACGGTCCGCACCGGGTGCCCGGCGCTGGAGGTGGACGCCGCCGGCGCGGGGTACCGGGTGCGTCTGGCCGACGGGAGGACGGTCTCTGCCGACGCGGTGGTGGTGGCCACCCCCGCGCCTCAGGCGGCTGCGCTGCTGCAGACGGTGGCCCCCGAGACCGCCGGGTTGCTGCGGACGATCCCCTACGCCCCGGCTGCGGTCGTGTCGGTGGGCGTGGCGCGCGAGCAGGTCGGCCGCCCGCTCGACGGGCACGGCTACCTGGTGGCCCGGGGGGAGGGACTGCTGCACACGGCGTGCACGTGGTCCAGCGCCAAGTGGCCGCACCGGGCGCCGCCCGGGCACGCGCTGCTGCGCTTCTATGTCGGCGCCCCTCCCGAGGGGGTCGCCGACGGCGCCCTGGCCGCCACGGTCCTGGAGGAAGCCCGGCCCCTGCTGGGCCTGCGGGGATCTCCGGTCCTCGTGCGGGTCCACCGCTGGGAGCAGGCGCTGCCCCAGTACCGGGTCGGCCACCTGGATCTGGTGGCGGCCATCGAGCGGGATCTGGATCGCCTGCCCGGCCTGGCGGTCGCCGGAGCGGCGTACCGGGGCGTGGGGCTGCCGGACTGCGTCCGTCAGGGAATGGAGGCGGCCGCCCGGGTCCTGGCGAAGCAGGCCGACCGGGCGGGGCCGTGA
- a CDS encoding helix-turn-helix domain-containing protein translates to MTAAAEAEAARWLTVGEACRLLGVDPSTLRAWTDAGQLPSFRTPGGHRRYRREDLEAFLARRRRRRSLREVVGTQAARLLPGSSRRQIRRQMWYAQVGPEGAERLRQICRTLMGALAGYLAGGRRQGRALREGEAAGRALGLEVAARGLSPLDAAQAFLFFKEAIVESVATRVPAAAEEKVAALRRIDAFLDRVLVEVMAAYGRAPA, encoded by the coding sequence ATGACCGCTGCGGCGGAAGCCGAAGCCGCCCGGTGGCTGACGGTCGGCGAGGCGTGCCGGCTGCTGGGCGTGGATCCGTCCACGCTGCGGGCGTGGACCGACGCCGGCCAGCTGCCGTCCTTCCGCACCCCGGGCGGACACCGGCGATACCGGCGCGAGGATCTGGAGGCATTCCTGGCCCGCCGGCGCCGGCGCCGGTCCCTGCGGGAGGTGGTGGGGACCCAGGCGGCGCGGCTGCTGCCCGGCTCCTCCCGCCGGCAGATCCGCCGCCAGATGTGGTACGCGCAGGTGGGACCCGAGGGCGCGGAGCGCCTGCGGCAGATCTGCCGCACCCTGATGGGGGCGCTGGCCGGTTACCTGGCTGGCGGCCGGCGCCAGGGCCGCGCGCTGCGGGAGGGCGAGGCCGCCGGCCGCGCCCTGGGTCTGGAGGTGGCGGCCCGCGGGCTGTCTCCCCTGGACGCGGCGCAGGCGTTTCTGTTCTTCAAGGAGGCCATCGTCGAGTCGGTGGCGACGCGGGTGCCCGCGGCGGCGGAGGAGAAGGTGGCGGCGTTGCGCCGCATCGACGCCTTCCTGGACCGGGTGCTGGTGGAGGTGATGGCCGCCTACGGCCGCGCCCCGGCCTGA
- a CDS encoding glycosyltransferase family 2 protein, which produces MTVGTGRIRRALVIIPVYNEEATLDRVLAEVRRRAPDCDVVVVDDGSTDRSPDILRRHPVEVIRHEVNRGYGASLISGFRRAVEGGYEAAVTLDCDEQHEPRQIPAFLAALERADIVSGSRYLDPTLPGDPPPPDRYRINREFVALLRAITGYPLTDAWCGFKAYRGEALRLLELTEPSYGMPLQVWVQAAARGLRVVELPVARIYKNPRRTFWGGLDDPDTRRAYYLSVLEAEVARWLPDRLPLVRERTP; this is translated from the coding sequence GTGACTGTCGGGACCGGCCGGATTCGCCGCGCGCTCGTCATCATTCCTGTCTACAACGAAGAGGCCACCCTGGACCGCGTGCTGGCCGAGGTGCGCCGCCGCGCGCCGGACTGCGACGTGGTGGTGGTGGACGACGGGTCCACCGACCGCTCCCCGGACATCCTGCGGCGCCATCCGGTTGAGGTGATCCGCCACGAGGTCAACCGCGGCTACGGAGCCTCGCTGATCTCGGGATTCCGCCGCGCCGTCGAGGGAGGCTACGAGGCCGCGGTGACCCTGGACTGCGACGAGCAGCACGAGCCCCGGCAGATCCCCGCATTCCTGGCGGCCCTCGAGCGCGCCGACATCGTCTCGGGCAGCCGGTACCTGGACCCGACCCTGCCGGGCGACCCTCCGCCCCCCGACCGCTACCGCATCAACCGGGAGTTCGTGGCGCTGCTGCGGGCGATCACCGGCTATCCGCTGACCGACGCCTGGTGCGGCTTCAAGGCGTACCGGGGGGAGGCCCTGCGGCTGCTGGAGCTGACCGAGCCCAGCTACGGGATGCCCCTGCAGGTGTGGGTGCAGGCCGCCGCCCGGGGCCTGCGGGTGGTGGAGCTGCCGGTGGCCCGCATCTACAAGAACCCCCGCCGGACGTTCTGGGGCGGGCTGGATGATCCCGACACCCGTCGCGCGTATTACCTGTCGGTGCTGGAGGCGGAGGTGGCCCGCTGGCTGCCCGACCGCCTCCCGCTGGTGCGGGAGAGGACGCCGTGA